One stretch of Pararhizobium qamdonense DNA includes these proteins:
- a CDS encoding amino acid ABC transporter ATP-binding protein, protein MNMENFPHDTVNTLVQAVNVHKSYGPLEVLKGIDLDVRRGETIVILGPSGSGKSTFLRCINHLEQPQKGAIRVGDVQVGYEVRGGKVYHASPAVLARQRKGIGMVFQQFNLYPHLTVLENITEAPIGVYKEKRADAEDFAHALLRRVGLGEKAHVYPRQLSGGQQQRVAIARALAIRPKLMLFDEPTSALDPELVGEVLSVMRDLTNEGMTMIVVTHEIGFAKEAADRVVFMDGGKIVEQGIPSEVLVDPQHQRTRTFLNRFI, encoded by the coding sequence ATGAACATGGAGAATTTTCCGCACGACACGGTCAACACCTTGGTCCAGGCCGTAAACGTGCACAAGTCCTACGGTCCGTTGGAAGTATTGAAAGGGATAGATCTGGACGTCCGTCGTGGTGAGACCATCGTCATTCTTGGCCCTTCAGGTTCCGGAAAATCCACATTCCTCAGGTGCATAAATCATCTCGAGCAGCCGCAGAAAGGCGCAATTCGCGTCGGCGACGTTCAGGTTGGCTACGAGGTTCGCGGCGGCAAGGTGTACCACGCGTCGCCCGCCGTTCTGGCGCGGCAGCGCAAGGGTATCGGGATGGTGTTCCAGCAGTTCAATCTCTACCCCCACCTCACGGTCCTCGAAAACATCACCGAAGCGCCCATCGGGGTTTACAAGGAGAAACGTGCCGACGCCGAGGATTTCGCACACGCGCTGTTGCGGCGCGTCGGTCTCGGCGAGAAAGCCCATGTCTATCCGCGCCAGCTTTCCGGCGGCCAGCAACAGCGCGTGGCAATTGCCAGAGCCTTGGCGATACGGCCGAAACTGATGTTGTTCGACGAGCCGACCTCGGCTCTCGATCCCGAACTCGTGGGCGAGGTCCTGTCTGTCATGCGCGATCTGACAAACGAGGGGATGACCATGATCGTCGTCACCCACGAAATAGGTTTCGCAAAAGAGGCAGCCGACAGGGTTGTTTTTATGGACGGGGGAAAGATCGTCGAGCAGGGCATCCCGAGCGAGGTCCTCGTCGACCCGCAGCACCAGCGGACAAGGACCTTCCTGAACCGCTTCATCTGA
- a CDS encoding ABC transporter substrate-binding protein, translated as MLRNLLTSAAVIAFLVTGMQTAIAEDAIPRQAMNEKLRAMLPENIKEKGYIVAVNWGSYPPYEIVISPTTLEGASAEFATALGELYGVEIHHQTVSGLAAMLAGFQAGRFDMAIGPSGDFPDRRAKTDYIDWVKEYVAFAVPHGNPKNIGTLDDVCGLKIAVMAAGSAERVLKTKAEECETQGKPVSVQSFPDQNASILSVRSGRTDGFFSGQAPLTYFVEKSQNQLALAAANLPNGFGDIYQGAIAPKDSALSAALLSGFQELFDNGTYALIMKKWGLDGNMIKAPGINLAK; from the coding sequence ATGTTACGAAATCTACTCACGTCGGCGGCGGTCATCGCTTTTTTGGTCACCGGGATGCAGACAGCCATTGCCGAAGACGCCATCCCGCGACAGGCCATGAACGAAAAACTGCGCGCTATGCTTCCTGAAAACATCAAGGAGAAGGGCTACATTGTCGCGGTCAACTGGGGTTCCTACCCGCCCTATGAGATCGTGATCAGTCCAACAACCCTGGAAGGGGCAAGCGCCGAGTTCGCCACCGCGTTGGGCGAACTCTACGGGGTGGAAATCCACCATCAGACTGTAAGCGGTCTCGCCGCCATGTTGGCTGGTTTTCAGGCGGGGCGTTTCGACATGGCGATCGGTCCCAGCGGCGACTTCCCCGATCGCCGGGCAAAGACCGACTACATCGATTGGGTGAAGGAGTACGTCGCATTCGCCGTTCCCCACGGAAACCCCAAAAATATCGGAACACTGGACGACGTCTGCGGCTTGAAGATCGCAGTCATGGCGGCTGGGTCCGCCGAACGCGTCCTGAAGACCAAGGCAGAGGAATGCGAAACCCAGGGAAAGCCAGTGTCTGTCCAGTCGTTTCCCGATCAGAACGCGTCGATTCTTTCGGTTCGCTCAGGTCGCACGGACGGGTTCTTCTCGGGGCAGGCTCCGTTGACCTACTTTGTCGAGAAGTCACAGAACCAGCTGGCATTGGCGGCCGCCAACCTCCCGAACGGATTCGGCGATATCTACCAAGGCGCGATCGCCCCCAAAGACTCCGCCCTGAGCGCAGCTCTGCTAAGCGGCTTCCAGGAGTTGTTCGACAATGGCACCTACGCCCTGATCATGAAAAAATGGGGCCTGGATGGAAACATGATCAAAGCGCCGGGGATCAACCTGGCTAAGTAG
- the def gene encoding peptide deformylase — MTILQLVLVPQPLLRDQSIAVDMIDASIKELAADMLETMYNSGGVGLAAVQIGVLKRLIVIDLARKDEEKSPLVMVNPEFMATSAQRATFREGCLSIPGVMEDVERPTGVTVSYIDLYGVQQTLEAEGILATCVQHEIDHLNGVLFTDHVDMW, encoded by the coding sequence ATGACCATCCTGCAACTCGTCCTTGTTCCGCAGCCGTTACTCAGAGATCAATCCATCGCGGTCGATATGATAGACGCGAGCATAAAAGAGCTGGCGGCGGACATGTTGGAAACCATGTACAACTCGGGTGGCGTAGGACTGGCAGCAGTACAGATCGGCGTTCTGAAGCGCTTGATAGTAATCGACCTGGCTCGGAAGGACGAAGAAAAGAGCCCGTTGGTTATGGTAAACCCCGAGTTTATGGCCACGTCAGCGCAACGGGCCACGTTTCGCGAAGGATGTCTATCGATCCCGGGGGTTATGGAAGACGTGGAAAGACCGACAGGTGTGACGGTCTCCTATATCGATCTTTACGGTGTCCAGCAGACGCTCGAGGCTGAGGGAATACTTGCAACCTGCGTACAGCACGAAATCGATCACCTCAACGGCGTGCTGTTCACCGATCACGTTGATATGTGGTGA
- a CDS encoding alpha/beta fold hydrolase, whose amino-acid sequence MKTQYFGLHMRASDARKTVRLSDGVSLSMIDTGVGEPIVIVPEQLIGRFARTNRVIAIDMRGHGESDVPDFGYRISRFAADLQEILQQLEVSHATLFGHSMGCSVIWCYLEIFGFNRVSSLILADQGVTLVADPSWNTGECLEAGAVFTSEQMHGLLGTLRSADGETASRAVLGSMVSERFPAAEMERLVADNLILPREYAASLLRDHAFKDWRYLVARITVPTLCIGGKDSVVPWQAMAEIGRMIEHSRTVVLADNSFSSHFAFLESPQAFAEAIEDFLDANALTSDSSMATGTSDR is encoded by the coding sequence TTGAAAACGCAGTATTTCGGACTTCACATGCGTGCGTCCGACGCACGAAAAACCGTGAGGCTGTCGGATGGCGTCAGCTTGTCTATGATCGACACCGGGGTTGGCGAGCCTATCGTCATTGTCCCGGAGCAACTGATTGGGCGGTTTGCACGCACAAACCGCGTCATCGCGATCGACATGAGAGGGCACGGCGAGAGTGACGTCCCCGACTTTGGCTATCGCATTTCGCGGTTCGCCGCGGACCTGCAGGAAATTCTACAGCAGCTTGAGGTATCTCATGCCACGCTCTTTGGTCATTCAATGGGCTGCTCGGTCATCTGGTGCTACCTTGAGATCTTCGGTTTCAACCGGGTCTCTAGTCTTATCTTAGCTGACCAAGGCGTGACGCTCGTCGCCGATCCATCGTGGAACACAGGCGAATGTCTCGAAGCCGGGGCGGTATTCACTTCGGAGCAAATGCACGGATTACTCGGCACGCTAAGGTCTGCTGACGGCGAAACCGCGAGCCGGGCGGTCCTTGGCTCGATGGTGTCGGAGAGGTTTCCGGCTGCGGAAATGGAACGGCTGGTGGCGGATAATCTCATTCTCCCGAGAGAGTATGCCGCGAGCCTTCTCCGTGACCACGCATTCAAGGACTGGCGTTATCTGGTCGCACGGATAACCGTTCCGACCCTATGCATCGGAGGAAAGGACAGCGTTGTGCCTTGGCAGGCCATGGCCGAGATCGGCAGGATGATCGAACATTCTCGCACCGTCGTGCTCGCTGACAATAGCTTCAGCAGTCACTTTGCCTTTCTGGAAAGCCCACAGGCATTTGCGGAAGCGATCGAAGACTTCCTCGATGCAAATGCCCTCACCTCAGATAGCAGCATGGCCACGGGCACATCCGATCGCTGA
- a CDS encoding CDP-diacylglycerol diphosphatase — protein MIGVGERRVISDVIKSRVRKIHAKRSIPMRSISFKRRAPRGEMLKRLFMSVASLGVLAAIGWVAYVPDPNALRTIVETRCLGNLAGPPVETPPCVKVDRALEYVVLEDRKGDRHYLLLPTRQITGIESAELLANGTPNYFELAWDNRWALSTGQAQPLADDEIILAVNSEVGRTQNQLHIHISCIKKNVREKIVAAKSDISQIWQPFPGGLEGHNYWAQRVTQAHSEDVGVFSLLAFGVPMAASRMDRFSLAIDDGGRRRGPACDRT, from the coding sequence GTGATCGGCGTGGGCGAACGGCGCGTGATTTCAGATGTCATCAAATCCCGGGTTCGAAAAATACACGCGAAACGATCGATCCCTATGCGTTCGATTTCTTTCAAGCGACGAGCGCCGAGAGGAGAGATGTTGAAAAGACTTTTCATGTCAGTCGCCAGTTTGGGGGTGTTGGCCGCAATAGGATGGGTGGCCTACGTCCCCGATCCGAACGCTCTTAGGACCATCGTCGAGACCCGATGCCTCGGTAACCTCGCTGGCCCGCCGGTCGAGACACCGCCTTGCGTGAAGGTCGACCGTGCCCTGGAATACGTCGTCCTCGAGGATAGGAAAGGCGATCGGCACTATCTTCTCCTGCCGACGCGTCAGATCACCGGGATCGAGAGCGCGGAACTCCTCGCGAACGGCACGCCGAACTATTTCGAGCTTGCATGGGACAACCGTTGGGCTCTTTCGACAGGTCAGGCTCAGCCTCTCGCGGATGACGAGATCATTCTTGCCGTCAACTCCGAGGTCGGCCGGACGCAGAACCAGCTGCACATCCACATTTCGTGCATCAAAAAAAACGTCAGGGAAAAGATCGTCGCGGCCAAATCCGACATCTCGCAGATATGGCAGCCATTCCCGGGAGGTCTCGAAGGCCACAACTACTGGGCGCAAAGAGTAACGCAAGCGCACTCCGAGGATGTGGGCGTGTTCTCCCTGCTTGCTTTCGGAGTTCCTATGGCCGCCTCCAGGATGGACAGGTTTTCGCTGGCCATTGACGATGGTGGACGGAGACGTGGTCCTGCTTGCGACCGAACGTGA
- a CDS encoding cupin domain-containing protein — protein sequence MQNVLKAFKRREAIGSSVNYMGSLLTFLAESKDTGGAFSLFEILLKPGNEPPPHIHHSEDELYYVLEGEASVYVEVEEFAVKGGDCIFLPREKAHAFIVKSQRFRMLFLTQPGGAEDYFRTMTSSPASTLELPRETPTYSTADIQEAIKLGTQYGLEFLDPERTKELLPGFHEALLTRG from the coding sequence ATGCAAAATGTTCTCAAAGCGTTCAAGCGTCGTGAAGCCATCGGATCATCGGTGAACTATATGGGAAGTCTTCTGACCTTCCTCGCCGAAAGCAAGGACACTGGAGGGGCCTTCTCCTTGTTTGAAATCCTGTTGAAGCCAGGCAACGAACCGCCACCCCACATCCACCACAGCGAGGACGAACTGTATTACGTGCTTGAAGGCGAAGCGTCGGTCTACGTAGAGGTCGAAGAATTCGCGGTAAAAGGCGGCGACTGTATTTTCCTTCCGCGAGAGAAGGCGCATGCCTTTATCGTTAAATCTCAACGTTTCCGAATGCTTTTCCTGACCCAGCCCGGAGGAGCAGAGGACTATTTTAGGACAATGACGTCGTCTCCCGCGTCAACTTTGGAGCTTCCCCGAGAGACGCCGACCTACTCCACGGCTGACATTCAAGAGGCGATTAAGCTAGGGACCCAGTATGGCCTCGAGTTTCTCGACCCGGAACGAACAAAGGAGTTGTTGCCTGGATTTCACGAGGCGCTACTGACGCGAGGGTGA
- a CDS encoding acetolactate synthase large subunit — translation MTKGSDLLVAALENEGVDRIFGIPGEENLDVVESLRNSSIQLVLTRHEQAAAFMAATYGRLTGRPGVCLATLGPGALNFSTGAAYALLGAMPLILITGQKGILSSRQARFQIVDVIASMKPLTKLSRQIVSPLMIPTMVREAFRVAQEERPGPVHLELPEDIAAEECQTVQLIAPHPVEIPTASDAALDRAADLILKAERPLLMLGAAASRPRSTSDLAQFVLRTKIPFFTTQMGKGTVPGGTELYMGTAALSEKDYVHEAIEQADLIITIGHDTIEKPPFIMGEGGPKVVHVGYQPASVEQVYFPQSEVIGDIGPSLKALADRIEGLLPNAQALLHLRERILERIAARATEDRFTPQRLVHDIREVMPPDGILALDNGMYKIWFARNYRTKMANTLLLDNALATMGAGLPSAMMAAMLYPGRRVMAICGDGGFMMNSQELETAVRLQLNLVVLVIEDKAYGMIRWKQAVDQFPDFGMTFDNPDFVKYAEAYGAKGTRVTDIADFKSVLERAFLNGGVHLVNVPIDYSENDRVLVRELRERLPAILNTET, via the coding sequence ATGACTAAAGGTTCTGATCTCCTTGTTGCAGCGCTCGAGAACGAAGGCGTCGATCGGATATTCGGTATTCCCGGCGAGGAAAATCTCGATGTCGTGGAGTCTCTCAGGAATTCGTCCATTCAACTTGTGCTGACGAGACACGAACAGGCAGCTGCTTTCATGGCCGCGACCTATGGCCGCCTAACGGGTCGGCCGGGCGTATGTCTAGCGACGCTCGGGCCTGGAGCTTTGAATTTTTCGACAGGGGCAGCTTATGCGCTCCTCGGCGCGATGCCGTTGATTTTGATCACCGGGCAGAAGGGCATCTTGTCATCTCGCCAAGCCCGCTTCCAGATCGTCGACGTCATCGCATCGATGAAGCCTCTGACAAAACTGTCGAGGCAAATCGTTTCGCCGCTGATGATCCCGACCATGGTGCGCGAGGCGTTCAGGGTGGCGCAGGAAGAGCGTCCCGGCCCTGTTCACCTCGAACTTCCGGAGGACATCGCGGCGGAAGAGTGCCAGACCGTACAGCTGATCGCACCGCATCCCGTCGAAATTCCGACTGCCAGCGACGCTGCGCTGGATCGTGCCGCAGACCTCATCCTGAAGGCGGAACGGCCACTCCTGATGCTGGGTGCAGCTGCGTCGAGGCCGCGATCGACATCCGATCTCGCACAGTTTGTCCTTAGGACCAAGATACCGTTTTTCACGACCCAGATGGGAAAAGGTACCGTGCCCGGTGGAACCGAGCTGTACATGGGAACCGCCGCGCTTTCGGAGAAGGACTATGTTCACGAAGCCATCGAGCAGGCAGACCTTATCATCACGATCGGACATGACACGATTGAGAAGCCACCTTTCATAATGGGCGAGGGCGGACCGAAGGTCGTCCATGTTGGATATCAGCCAGCGAGTGTCGAGCAGGTCTATTTCCCCCAATCCGAGGTCATCGGAGACATCGGGCCTTCGCTGAAGGCATTGGCGGACCGCATCGAGGGTCTCCTGCCCAACGCACAGGCTCTTTTGCACCTGCGTGAGCGCATCCTCGAGCGGATCGCCGCTCGAGCCACGGAAGATCGGTTTACCCCGCAGAGACTTGTCCACGACATACGGGAGGTCATGCCTCCCGATGGAATTCTTGCCCTCGACAACGGCATGTACAAGATCTGGTTCGCGCGAAACTACCGGACCAAGATGGCCAACACGTTGCTGTTGGATAACGCTTTGGCGACTATGGGGGCAGGGCTTCCGTCAGCTATGATGGCGGCGATGTTGTATCCCGGCCGCCGGGTCATGGCGATCTGCGGCGACGGCGGCTTCATGATGAACAGTCAGGAGCTTGAAACCGCTGTAAGACTCCAGCTGAACCTCGTTGTCCTCGTCATCGAAGACAAAGCCTACGGCATGATCCGCTGGAAGCAGGCCGTCGATCAGTTCCCGGATTTTGGAATGACGTTCGACAATCCCGACTTCGTGAAATACGCCGAAGCCTATGGCGCGAAAGGCACGCGGGTTACCGACATCGCGGATTTCAAAAGTGTTCTCGAAAGGGCTTTCCTTAACGGTGGGGTTCATCTCGTTAACGTGCCGATCGATTACTCCGAAAACGACCGCGTCCTCGTGAGGGAGCTGCGCGAGCGGCTGCCTGCCATTCTCAACACCGAAACGTGA